CAGTCCAGTGGGCTGCTGCAAGTGCGATCAGCTCTGAAGTCAGAGCTGGTTGCTCAGATTGCTCTGAAGTCAGGTGCTGGTTGCACCTAACCTGATGTCGTCTGCACACttattgagggtgcactcaatcccctcatccagatcatcgataaagatattgaagagaaccGGCCCTAGTACTGAATGACAGAAtcattgaggttggaagagacccccaagatcaccgagtccatcCTTTGACCTGACACTAACAAGTCTGCCACTAAActatatcactaagctctacatctaaacatcttttgaagacctccagggatggtgactcaaccacttccctgggcagcccaccccagtgcctaacaaccctttcagtagaGATGTTTGTCCTAATATCCAATAAAACCACCCCTggtgtaactttagcccattccccctcgtcccaTCACTGGGCACGTGGGAGTACCcactctgtacccctcccttgcactgcagggatggaggaaaacaccacctgtactcccgctccatctACTAACCGCCCCGGTCCCCTGAAAACCCTTTTGATAGCCTCCAGGCTTCTCTCAGCAATTTCATCACTGCCAGCCCGGACTATCAGTAGAGGACAGTAATCAGAGGGGCGAGCCAGGTTGGGAAGGTTTCTGGCAGCGTCCCTGGCCtgggccccagggaggcagcagacttccctatgggtagggtcTGGCCGACATATAGGGGCCCTCTGATCCCATGAGAAGGGAGTTGTCTACAACGattacccttctttctgtcttggtggaggcagtcttgAGGTGTGGAGTCaacttcctcgccctaggcaaCCTCCTGGGTGGACTTTCAGACACATCCTCACCCAccagtctctcaagctccaaGGCCTCAAACCTCTTGTGTAAGTGCGCCTGTGTGCACCTTCCAGTGTTGAGATCTTCTTGGTGATTAAATGCTGATCATTATCCCAGCAGCTGCGAGTCATGTGCATGGTTCTTTAGATTTCCACGACCCTGGTCTCTCCGTTTGGAGAGAGGGTGGAGAAGAGAAACCCTTCCTGCACTCAGATCCACTTCCTGACTCCTGCTGGTGTGTATTTTCAGACTGTTCCCTGTATGTCCAGACACAGAAGGAAGGCAGCACAAAGAAACTCCCCGCAAGAGGCTTAAATTGCCATTGCTTGCTTCTGAAGATCATAGACACACAGGACAGGTATGTAAGGTGGTCCGAGATAATTTTTGTGTCTCTTTTGATTGTAGATGATCATGTGGGGGCATCTTAGGAGAAGGATGTACGCGCTAAATACTTAGATGTTTATTGTGAAAACATCCCTTTACTTGGGTAGTAAAGTAGCCTGTTTTGAAAAATAGCTCGTTCATGAGTTAGTTCATTGGTCATAACAGAATGGCTTTCTGGTTGCATCTGTAAGAACTTGGGAGCAAAAAATTGCTGACAAACCTTCAGGGAAAAATAGAGAAGATGAGGGAGAGAAgaacactattaaaaaaaaagaaaaaagaaaacagaaaaaggaaaaggcaagggaaaagaaaacaacaacaacaacaacaaaaaacacacaaaaacagacGAATAACTGCTGCTATTGCATTTCTGGGTTCCTCTAGGAAGCACTCTCTGTACTGGGGGTGCAGGTTGGAGGGAAACTGGAGGCGTCTGTGGCCagcaaggagaaagaagagaccAGAGAAGCAAAAAGAGTCACATTTCCAAAACTGCTGGAACAGCAAGATGAGGGACAAAGGGATAAGATGTGGATGGGCCAGGTACAGAAAGCCCTGTAAAGCATCCCGCAGGGTAGCATTTTGCTGGCTGGGGGGAAGCTGAGTTGTGAAGGTCTCCAAGTCCCGGCAGTATTGCCACCTCTAGAGAGCAGGGCACGTGGCTGTTGATTTTATTAACACTGGCACATTGCCATGAGGAAGGAATTCCTGGCAGAAGCCAAGGGACGCCAAGAGCAGTCTAGCAGAGTGAGGGCAGAAGCATACTCTTTGTCCCTTGACAGGAGGACACCTTTTCCCTGGCCTGGAACTTAAGTCCAGTGGCTTGAGGCAGCTCCCGATGCATCATGCTGCAGgagagctccaggagcagctgtTACTTCTGGTCTCTTCAGTTAACATGAAGAGCACTAAGACCATTTTTCATGAGCGTAACAGCTGACGTTTTGTTCCAGCTGCTCTTTCAGGGCAGGGAGCCAACACCTTGATGAGAGGCAGGGCACACGTGTCTTGATGCTGTTCTGCGACTGCCTGATGGCTATTTCTCAGTGCTGTTGTACACCTGGGATCGGTGGCAGGCCCAGACACCCTTGCCATCTATAGCTCCGAAAAGCCTCAGCGCAGGAAGTCCCCTCCAAAACCATTATACCAATGCGATCTCAACACTAGATTTTGTAAGAAGCTCATCTGCAGTTAAAGTACTAACATAAGCAGCAGGCATATGACCGATGGTTTGACTAATGTCAAGCCAGAAGTGGTTTTGGAGCAGGGTTTCAAACTACACCATGGGAGAAAACTGTATCCAGTGCTTGTCTTTAAACGGAAAGCAAGTAGGTTTGCTCCACGCTCCACATGTTGCATTCGTTTTTGCTCCCTGTGTGGCAAGACCAGACTCTCCCTGTTTGAAACCAGCTCAGGACACCAGCTTCTgtcatttgtctgtttttcagcAGCGACAGGAAGAAGAAGATAGCCTCAGCTCCCCAGAGATCACCTGTGATACAAAAGATGATCTACAAAAGCTGGAGGCTTGGATTCAGGAGAGGAAGCAACTCCGGTCTCAGCTGAAAAGCTTTGGAGATGTTGAAAAATGGCTGAGTCATAAACCTACCTTTACCAAACTGGAAGAAAGAGTCAGGAAACGAATAACGGCAGCTAGAGTAGACCAGAGGGCTAGAAGCAAGTCAGTCGAGACCGACAGGCCAGACGTAAGTATACCTGGTGTTGTGCCACTCTTGGGATTACTGTACTTCATCTCTTGTGGCCGTGCCACGGCCTCAGCATCTGCTTGTAAGTCGGCAGCGCGACACTGCTTTATCCCAGCCACTTCTGCATCTGCTGGCAGAGTGATTCTGGATAACGGTGATTTGAGGGTATTTTCGAATTCCTTTTCAGTGTTCACCACCACCAAGGAGCCAGACCCGGAAGAAGGGTAGCCTTCCCCTTATTTGTGCACCATACCCTCAAGCTCTTATCGCACTGCATAACCTCCTACACCAACAGAAGTTGACAATGGTAGACATCTTCAGAAAGGCTGGAATGGAACAGAGAAAGATCATGAGAGCAGACTTCATTAAAGTCATCAAGGAGGTATGTAGGGAAGAGAAAAGTAAGGAACTGCTGCAACTTTGCCTTGTTTTGCTGCATGCCAACCCGGAGAAGTGGAAAAGCTCCAACTTCTCTTGTGTTACTCTCAGAGGATGGCTCCCACAGCCTGTGAAATGTtgaagggaagagggaagggaaggctgcAGAGATGCGAGCTGCCACCCAGACTGAGTCCCAGGAGGGAGTGAAACTCATTGCCTCATAGTCTCTAAAGACAGTCAGCGCTCAGTAACGTGGCCTGAACTGGCATCAAGTTTCCTCGTGTTGATACTTGGTCTTTCCTTGGCCAGTTTCATGTGTCTGCCCGCTGCACTGCCTTTTAGTACCTGTTGGCACAGCAGAGCTCGTGCTGAGCCTCACTTTCCACAGGCTGCAACGGTACAGAACTGTCAAGAGCATGTCCAGATCTGTTAGGGTTTAGCAGTTCAGGTGTTTTCTGATGTTCTGTTCCAAGCCAAATTAGCTTCTTGACGCCCAGATGGCTGAGAAGTTTGGCACATTGAAAGCTGAGAGCTCAGCAGAGGACAGCAAAAGACCAGTAAATTTTTCAGTGCTTGGTAAACTCATGTAAAGCTTAAAGCTCAACAGGTTGCCTCTGTGCCTTTtctgaaaaagcatttaaaacaacagcaaagctCATCCCCCCCCTACTCCGGGCCAAGCCTTGTTTTTTTATTGATCACACTGTCGCTTCCTGTTTTGGCTGCCAGACAAAAGTTCCCATCAGTGACAAGGAGCTGGAGGATGTGGTCATCTTCTTGACTTCTTCAAAGCGGAGGAATTATATAAGCAGTGAAGATCTGATTGAATGTCAAAAGCAGTGGCAGGAAATGAGGAAAGGACAGCCCAAAGAGACCGGCGAAGGTGAGAGGAGAACCCTGGGCTGGGAATCTCTATCCTTGCAGATGCCCTAAAAGTACACAGGTGGCATTAGGGAATGCCAAAGTAGATCCAGAATATAGCTCCTTGCGACTATTGTCCTGCAACGCGGTTGCTGAAAAGAGACCTCTGGGGAGAAGCTAAAGAATCCAGGGGAAGTGCAATACTCAGCCCATCTGTGGGAGACAGCTTATCCGATCTTTTAGGTTTGACTCAGAATCTGAACCCCGAGGTTTAACCTCCTGTACTGGATTTTATTGGTTAGCGTTGATCATCTGGCTGATCAGAAGCAGACCCTTTCTCCAGCTGTTGAGGGCAGCTGGACAATGCAGATTCAAAGGTCCTACTCTTTAAAACCTAGCCCAAACCTGAAGGCTTGCCATGGTACCTGTGTCATTTTTATCTGAAGGTAATGGCAACATTCTTCTCACATCTTGGAGAGAAGAGgcattttgctgctgtgttGTTGTACTAATTGTTTTGTAGCCTGAACGTGTATTGCGAGCATGAAACTGAATGGGGCAAAGCGGAGATGGGAGTCGTCTGTAATATGTGTGTCTGGATTGAAAGCGAAAGGATGCTTCCATTCAAAGATCGTCGTCTGTTGGGTGCTCCAGACTGCACAAAATGCCAAAGCTTTTTGCCTTATAAACACTGATCAgccttggttttttttttttttttttttatttctgctactGTCTAACAGGGTTTCTCTGAGCTTTTCATGTGTTTGCTTTCTAAACTGCCGTAGATACACAGCCTTGGGTCTGGAGAAACGCTTGCAAAGCTGCCACTTCTCCACCTTCTGCTGGGGACAAAGCTGTGGGGATGAAGCCTTGCTCTCCCACGGAGCCCAAAGAAAAGCTAATACTCTTGGAAGTGCCCCCAGTCAACACTGAGCCAGGCCGGCGACATTTAGACTGGGATGAAATGGAAGAGATTGGAAAGCGCTCAAGAGAGAGCAGACGGCTGGAGAAGGTAGTGTGGCGGGAAAAAAGGCGCCCCTGTATGTGCTCGTGAATGTGGGGTGGGCAGCAAAGGAGAAGGTTGGAGATTGTTCTGGATATTACCTTCTCAGTAGTCCCTTGACCACATCGTGCCTCACAGCTGAGATGCTACAAGCTGTCTCAAACAACTGGTTTGGCTTCTGAACACTCTGGTGATGTAAACACTCTTTTCTGGGTAACTGAAGCGTCAAGAAATGGAAGTTGAAGCTATGTTCAGGTGTGGGGATGGAGTCATCCGAGCTCTAGTGAACCTGACACAATCAGAGAAGAGATGGTGGCTGGgagatttttttcagctggGGCACCTATGTCCAGTATGCTGCTCTTGTGCTTGGTGCTCTAGGGAGCGTCTGCCTGTGGGCCTGGCACTGGAAGGGAATGGCACTCCCAGATAAGCGCTTGGTCCCATCGCAGGGTGCTGAGTCCCATCTACACGCACTTCTGAGATGGATCCCTGCCTGTAGTTTCTCCAAAGGGAATGCAGCAACTCCAGGGCCTCACTGAAAGCTAACTGGGACCATTGCTTTACTTGCAGATCAAAGACAGCCCGATAGAGTGGAAAGAAAAGTGTCGGCTGGTGAGATCTGGGGATGCACCCGTCGATGAACACTGCCTGCCATCAACTATAGAGGGTGACATGGGAGCACTGGTTGACCACTATCGCAGAAATGCCGTTGTGAACTATCTGAATTGCTCCAAGCAGTGCAAGGAGCGTAACATCTGTCTCACCGACAAAGCGCTGCAAAGAGGTAAAGCAAAGAGCAAGGAATGTACTAATGTGAACGTACTAAGCCCGACATGCTCCTGCCTCTTCCCAAGACCCAGAAGCACGATGCATGTTCAGGGTGGGGCACTGCTGATGGAGAATGTTTGCAGCCCTTGGAGGGCCACGGCAGATGCTGCTGGTTAGGATCAGCAATACCATCAGCAGGGCCAGAGCAGGGCTGAGATAGCAAAGAGTGCTACAGAGCAGCCAGGGCCACGTCCCCCTGGACTGGTAGCCAGGATCAGACACGAGTGCAGTTAATGAGGCAAGTTCATGGTGATGGGGCAAGTGCAAGGTCAGGCAAAGGTCATGGTCAGACCATGGTCAGGTTCAGCAGGTCCATGGCCAGGCACAGCTGAGTCAGAGCTGTGTCAGCTGGACACTGCTACAGCTGCAACGTGAGCAAAGGGCTGAGCTGAAATGGGGCTCCTGAGCCCAGGGCAGGGCGTGTGGGAAGAGGCCCCATGTGAAGTTGGCCAGGGCCATCATGTCCTCTCAGCACTTGCTGGGCCATCACgtcttcctcctttccagagCGGGGCCATTTTTTCTGTCCCCTCCCGGTCAGTATCACCGACCAAACCCAGAGGTGACCTGGATCGGCAGGGGGACAGGCTTGGGGCAACAGGAGAACAGAGTTTTCTTGGCTATTCAGCATTGGCTGTCCATACACCATTGCTTTTCTCTGTGCGCTTTGTCAACAGGCCTGCTGCACCCAGGAGACAAGATCATCAAAGAAGGAGAAGACGTGAGGAAGATCAGGCAGCCTGGAGGATACTACAGCACAGGACATGCTGACGCCACATCTCCTCTGAGCATGTCCAGGTCAAAAAGTGCATCAGGAAAACAGGCCAAGGAGGCAGAAAACAGGTTGGTTCAAAGAGGGCTTATGATCAGTCCcttcctgctgccctgctgtgcATCAGCTCCCACTGCATCAGAGGCGGTACTGAGGTATCAAAGTGGAACGTTAGGGTGCTGCAAGGTAGCAGCAAGCGAtagcagaggaagagagatcTCTTCTCAGCTACACGGCCACTGCTGTGTTTTTGCTGACTTGCGGGGTTGCAGTGGTGCTGGCGAACAGCTTCTCTGTACTCCAAACTGCAGAGATGACAGAACTTCTCACCTAAGACGGTCCTTGTCAGGCCAACCCAACGCTTCTTGGAAATCCTCTCAGAGAATGTTTTTTCTTGCGTAAGAAAGGCAATCCCAAAGAATCCAGCTTTGGATGACTGGAGAAGCTCTCCAGTCGGGGGCAGAAGCAGCCTGCTACAGCAGCGTGCAGCCAGCTGCTCCTAGTAGGGCGGTGCTTCTTTTCCTCCCATTACAGCTCAGTTCCTCTGTTCCTCTAGAAAACTGACCCTTCAGAGCGTTACTAACCGTTGCAGGAGAAAAGTCAGATGCAGGTGGCAGATCTGTTTTCCTGAGCAACGTTCTTTGCATCTCAACATTTATCTGTAGGATCTGGAGATGCAAGTTTTCTAGACATAGACACAATGTCAGCCCTGAGAACAGAGGCAATTTGCCCTAATTTTTCTTGCATCTCAGGTCACCcacaaaagcttttcttccaaaACGAGTCCAAGTTCTTTTGCTGTCCTTGTCCCTGCTGTCTTCGGACTCGTACTGTCCAAGGAGTTCATGAGTGTCCACAGGTCCTTCCTGACCCATGAAACTGGGATGTCCACTACCAGCTTGGTCATAGCACTTGCAGCACCTTCTTTAGTCAAAGTGATTCCCAAATCCGATTGAATAGAAAGACTCAGCCTCACAGCTGAGCTCATGGAAGAAAGGCAGTCCTAAAGAATCCAGCTTTGGAAGACTGGAGAAGCTTTTGAGGAGAAGAAACACTTTGCAAAATAGAGCACAGTCTTCCTAGTTCATCTCAGAGAGTTTATGTACTACAGTGATAGGCAACACATCAGTTCTCAAGACAGCTTCACAAGTTGGCATTTCCAATGTCAGTCATGAAGAAGAAGGACAGGCAGGGGTTTCCAGAAGTCCTAGTAGCTGGTTCTTGTCAGGCTCGCATTTGCCATTACTAGTAATAGCAGTGAAGTTGCCTagaattttatttccataaaacATGCTACtctctctgactttttttttttcttcttttctttatttttctttaggcGTCTTGAGAAGAATAAGAATCAAAAGTCAAGCGACAATAACTTCTGGCCAGGCCATCTCCTGGACAAGATGCGCCTGTACTTTCCAGATAAGGAGCCTGACAGGGCACACGCCTTGTTTAGCTATGTTCACCCAACCAGGCCTGCCTACCGTGGTATCTAAAACCCTGGCTACAGGTAGTTCATCAGAGCCAGGATACTTGGCCTCTAGAGACACTCCATTCGAGAAAACTCATTTCACCTGAAGTTCTTCTCCTAGCGGCATGAGATGTGTGCACAGCTTTGTGACTCATCAGGTCAGCTCATGGGATCTGGGCCAACTTCATGGAGAATATCATCAACTATCCTGAGTTGCAAGGGGTTTGATCATCAAGTCTAACAGCTGGCTTCCCACAGGACtacctaaaaattaaaccatatATCTGACAGTGTTGTCCAAAAGCTTCCTGAACTCTGGCTTGCTTGCTGACATGACTGGATCTCGTGGTTAACGCAGGAGGTATCTCAACACCATACGGCCATTCGTTCACTCCCCCATACGCACCCGTGTTGTTTAGCATACTTGAGTTGCATCCCTGTGCCCAGTGGTGTGCTCTTGTGACCCCTGGAGAGCTCACAACACTCCCAGTGCACTCTAGCAACTGCTGGATTTTCCAGGTGGACCTCTAGACTGCTCTTAGAGGTTACTAGGTGTGTGGTGGTTGTACTTGGGTGGGtggccaagctccaccacaactggtctctcactccccctcctcaaagagaaacaGGGAGAAGCTACtcacaagcaggagcactgggagggaagcaggtacagatctttccctggtgaaagaaacagccctgagaatggcagaagagcagtcaaataCTCAAAGTACAGATCTGGCAGcggaggaagatcagaacaaggtagcaatagatattaccgatccaaaggggaaagaagttggagcagagaaagatactaGCGAGATGAACCGAATGATGATCGAGATGATCATTACAAAAGCGGATGGCCTCACAGTTCATATACAAGAAGTatatgctttcctctgagaaggctAATTCATCACGAAACAGCTCTCTGCAACTTCTAGTATTAAACGTTGTTTATGGGAAGACTTATTTTTAGTGAATCAAGAAATATATTCATGTAATTCTAGActgtgttttttggaagtgtttttctctggctagTCCACGAAGTGCTCTGGGATAATTTTTCTATCTTCATGGTCTCTCTTTAGGAGGTAAAATATCCTGAGTATTTGGACCTTCGAGCCTATGTGTCGCAGTCAATTGGAGAACCACTCCTGTACACCTTATATGCGGTGCTGGTGCATCATGGTATCAACTGTCGCTCAGTTGCAGCAGCATGTTTTAGCTGGAAGCTCCTGGCACTTTGTTTGAATCTGTTCAACTGCAGTGCAAGTTGCATTGTTCCTCATTTTTTCCAGATGATATGAAGATAGTGGTGCTGAGCTATGAGAATATGCGCCTGAACGTCCCGTACAGCAAGGAAATAGTGCAGAGCTGTTTGGAGGAGACCTTGCAATACTTCTACCGCATCCTCACAAATAGGGAGGACACGGACTTCACCTTAAAGGATTTTGGCACTCTTGCTATCCGAGGGCAAAGAGTGAAAATGACGTTTTCTGAAGGGTTTTTACACAGTCTCAACAAGTCCACATACGTGGTAGAGAAGCTGATTGCTGTAAGTTTATTGTTTCTGCAGTCCTACTTAGAGAGGGTGTACTGCCACTTACGGCCCCgctttttcacctggaaaaagcgaCCACATGACGTAGACTGAGGAGCCCTGCTATTCTTGCACTTGTTTTTTGTTccgtttcgttttgttttgttttgtttttccctactaGTATAGGCTTAAGAAGATAGAGAAATGTGCTGATGAAACAATTTTTAGTAAAAAAAGACAGCTTGGTACATCtccttacaaaaaataaataaataaatacaaacttgAACtcgaaaatcacggtgtcaagtcagataagtgaagaaacattaccccTTTAAAGAGcacaaaaagtcaaaagaaattgGAAAAGTAACAGGCTGGCAACTGAAAGCCATGtattgtctgtgaagcatcGGATAGGTTGTGAGCCTGGATTACCCAGACAATGGGGAAACAGGAGGCTCCCGGTCGTCGGGAAATAAAGGATATAAACTGTACGATGTGACTAGTAGGTGCGCTCCTGCTTGTGGGACGCCCGCCATTGCAACCGcgaataaaaatgctacttcaCTGAcggagatcctcgcctgagcctatgTTACTGCCTACAGAGTGTTTCTCGCAGTGTGACACTGGAGTTCTGAAAACCTGTCACCGATTTTACAGAAAAAGCGATTTtccgggggggaggggaggcggaaGCCCTGCCCGCCTCGATCCCCGGCTCCGCTGCACAACGCGCCTCCCccgagccgatcgcctcggcgaGTGGCCGCGAAATGGCGGCGACGCCCGACGTAAACGGCCcgccgctgccgctgccggCTCCCCCCACAGCTCGGCAGCCTCCCCTCGCGAGGGCTGCCGGCGCCTGCCGGCTCCCTCGGCTGCCTCGGGTGGCCTCGGGTGGCCTCGGTGCCGGGAAACAAGCCCTGCCCGCctcgatcccccgctccgctgcacaACGTGTCCGCCCCAGAGCCGACCGTCTCGGCGAGTCACTCCGGTCATGCTTAGCTATTACACATAAATGCCAAGGTACAAAGTGTtgtaagttgcccccttaataaattttcagagagcattgcattaagaATAGGAAGGagtttattgagtaagcaacagcaagcaaaacagcgctgggcggccggggagtctcggctccg
This Anas platyrhynchos isolate ZD024472 breed Pekin duck chromosome 26, IASCAAS_PekinDuck_T2T, whole genome shotgun sequence DNA region includes the following protein-coding sequences:
- the LOC113841105 gene encoding uncharacterized protein isoform X2, with amino-acid sequence MTNLEALITNIERCSEVEGCTKVTFPTLKKLSVNDVITIWGGVSKQVRQLLMMTKPRAVTVTGLGTFHIKKWLSFENGQVFTFRRPVFSPSKTLGQIRNLKHRCVRVPDDMKIVVLSYENMRLNVPYSKEIVQSCLEETLQYFYRILTNREDTDFTLKDFGTLAIRGQRVKMTFSEGFLHSLNKSTYVVEKLIAKKLVRLDKETALFPSHFGRAHLFPQFEIKAVPRLARERLAEEEILNAQASLLHTLKLAQRRLSPSTLATAEAKEEAEEETKAKESPGRLFPVCPDTEGRQHKETPRKRLKLPLLASEDHRHTGQEALSVLGVQVGGKLEASVASKEKEETREAKRVTFPKLLEQQDEGQRDKMWMGQRQEEEDSLSSPEITCDTKDDLQKLEAWIQERKQLRSQLKSFGDVEKWLSHKPTFTKLEERVRKRITAARVDQRARSKSVETDRPDCSPPPRSQTRKKGSLPLICAPYPQALIALHNLLHQQKLTMVDIFRKAGMEQRKIMRADFIKVIKETKVPISDKELEDVVIFLTSSKRRNYISSEDLIECQKQWQEMRKGQPKETGEDTQPWVWRNACKAATSPPSAGDKAVGMKPCSPTEPKEKLILLEVPPVNTEPGRRHLDWDEMEEIGKRSRESRRLEKIKDSPIEWKEKCRLVRSGDAPVDEHCLPSTIEGDMGALVDHYRRNAVVNYLNCSKQCKERNICLTDKALQRGLLHPGDKIIKEGEDVRKIRQPGGYYSTGHADATSPLSMSRSKSASGKQAKEAENRRLEKNKNQKSSDNNFWPGHLLDKMRLYFPDKEPDRAHALFSYVHPTRPAYRGI
- the LOC113841105 gene encoding EF-hand calcium-binding domain-containing protein 12-like isoform X4, which codes for MTNLEALITNIERCSEVEGCTKVTFPTLKKLSVNDVITIWGGVSKQVRQLLMMTKPRAVTVTGLGTFHIKKWLSFENGQVFTFRRPVFSPSKTLGQIRNLKHRCVRVPDDMKIVVLSYENMRLNVPYSKEIVQSCLEETLQYFYRILTNREDTDFTLKDFGTLAIRGQRVKMTFSEGFLHSLNKSTYVVEKLIAKKLVRLDKETALFPSHFGRAHLFPQFEIKAVPRLARERLAEEEILNAQASLLHTLKLAQRRLSPSTLATAEAKEEAEEETKAKESPGRLFPVCPDTEGRQHKETPRKRLKLPLLASEDHRHTGQQRQEEEDSLSSPEITCDTKDDLQKLEAWIQERKQLRSQLKSFGDVEKWLSHKPTFTKLEERVRKRITAARVDQRARSKSVETDRPDCSPPPRSQTRKKGSLPLICAPYPQALIALHNLLHQQKLTMVDIFRKAGMEQRKIMRADFIKVIKETKVPISDKELEDVVIFLTSSKRRNYISSEDLIECQKQWQEMRKGQPKETGEDTQPWVWRNACKAATSPPSAGDKAVGMKPCSPTEPKEKLILLEVPPVNTEPGRRHLDWDEMEEIGKRSRESRRLEKIKDSPIEWKEKCRLVRSGDAPVDEHCLPSTIEGDMGALVDHYRRNAVVNYLNCSKQCKERNICLTDKALQRGLLHPGDKIIKEGEDVRKIRQPGGYYSTGHADATSPLSMSRSKSASGKQAKEAENRRLEKNKNQKSSDNNFWPGHLLDKMRLYFPDKEPDRAHALFSYVHPTRPAYRGI
- the LOC113841105 gene encoding EF-hand calcium-binding domain-containing protein 12-like isoform X3, translated to MMTKPRAVTVTGLGTFHIKKWLSFENGQVFTFRRPVFSPSKTLGQIRNLKHRCVRVPDDMKIVVLSYENMRLNVPYSKEIVQSCLEETLQYFYRILTNREDTDFTLKDFGTLAIRGQRVKMTFSEGFLHSLNKSTYVVEKLIAKKLVRLDKETALFPSHFGRAHLFPQFEIKAVPRLARERLAEEEILNAQASLLHTLKLAQRRLSPSTLATAEAKEEAEEETKAKESPGRLFPVCPDTEGRQHKETPRKRLKLPLLASEDHRHTGQEALSVLGVQVGGKLEASVASKEKEETREAKRVTFPKLLEQQDEGQRDKMWMGQQRQEEEDSLSSPEITCDTKDDLQKLEAWIQERKQLRSQLKSFGDVEKWLSHKPTFTKLEERVRKRITAARVDQRARSKSVETDRPDCSPPPRSQTRKKGSLPLICAPYPQALIALHNLLHQQKLTMVDIFRKAGMEQRKIMRADFIKVIKETKVPISDKELEDVVIFLTSSKRRNYISSEDLIECQKQWQEMRKGQPKETGEDTQPWVWRNACKAATSPPSAGDKAVGMKPCSPTEPKEKLILLEVPPVNTEPGRRHLDWDEMEEIGKRSRESRRLEKIKDSPIEWKEKCRLVRSGDAPVDEHCLPSTIEGDMGALVDHYRRNAVVNYLNCSKQCKERNICLTDKALQRGLLHPGDKIIKEGEDVRKIRQPGGYYSTGHADATSPLSMSRSKSASGKQAKEAENRRLEKNKNQKSSDNNFWPGHLLDKMRLYFPDKEPDRAHALFSYVHPTRPAYRGI
- the LOC113841105 gene encoding EF-hand calcium-binding domain-containing protein 12-like isoform X5: MTNLEALITNIERCSEVEGCTKVTFPTLKKLSVNDVITIWGGVSKQVRQLLMMTKPRAVTVTGLGTFHIKKWLSFENGQVFTFRRPVFSPSKTLGQIRNLKHRCVRVPDDMKIVVLSYENMRLNVPYSKEIVQSCLEETLQYFYRILTNREDTDFTLKDFGTLAIRGQRVKMTFSEGFLHSLNKSTYVVEKLIAKKLVRLDKETALFPSHFGRAHLFPQFEIKAVPRLARERLAEEEILNAQASLLHTLKLAQRRLSPSTLATAEAKEEAEEETKAKESPGRLFPVCPDTEGRQHKETPRKRLKLPLLASEDHRHTGQRQEEEDSLSSPEITCDTKDDLQKLEAWIQERKQLRSQLKSFGDVEKWLSHKPTFTKLEERVRKRITAARVDQRARSKSVETDRPDCSPPPRSQTRKKGSLPLICAPYPQALIALHNLLHQQKLTMVDIFRKAGMEQRKIMRADFIKVIKETKVPISDKELEDVVIFLTSSKRRNYISSEDLIECQKQWQEMRKGQPKETGEDTQPWVWRNACKAATSPPSAGDKAVGMKPCSPTEPKEKLILLEVPPVNTEPGRRHLDWDEMEEIGKRSRESRRLEKIKDSPIEWKEKCRLVRSGDAPVDEHCLPSTIEGDMGALVDHYRRNAVVNYLNCSKQCKERNICLTDKALQRGLLHPGDKIIKEGEDVRKIRQPGGYYSTGHADATSPLSMSRSKSASGKQAKEAENRRLEKNKNQKSSDNNFWPGHLLDKMRLYFPDKEPDRAHALFSYVHPTRPAYRGI
- the LOC113841105 gene encoding uncharacterized protein isoform X1, coding for MTNLEALITNIERCSEVEGCTKVTFPTLKKLSVNDVITIWGGVSKQVRQLLMMTKPRAVTVTGLGTFHIKKWLSFENGQVFTFRRPVFSPSKTLGQIRNLKHRCVRVPDDMKIVVLSYENMRLNVPYSKEIVQSCLEETLQYFYRILTNREDTDFTLKDFGTLAIRGQRVKMTFSEGFLHSLNKSTYVVEKLIAKKLVRLDKETALFPSHFGRAHLFPQFEIKAVPRLARERLAEEEILNAQASLLHTLKLAQRRLSPSTLATAEAKEEAEEETKAKESPGRLFPVCPDTEGRQHKETPRKRLKLPLLASEDHRHTGQEALSVLGVQVGGKLEASVASKEKEETREAKRVTFPKLLEQQDEGQRDKMWMGQQRQEEEDSLSSPEITCDTKDDLQKLEAWIQERKQLRSQLKSFGDVEKWLSHKPTFTKLEERVRKRITAARVDQRARSKSVETDRPDCSPPPRSQTRKKGSLPLICAPYPQALIALHNLLHQQKLTMVDIFRKAGMEQRKIMRADFIKVIKETKVPISDKELEDVVIFLTSSKRRNYISSEDLIECQKQWQEMRKGQPKETGEDTQPWVWRNACKAATSPPSAGDKAVGMKPCSPTEPKEKLILLEVPPVNTEPGRRHLDWDEMEEIGKRSRESRRLEKIKDSPIEWKEKCRLVRSGDAPVDEHCLPSTIEGDMGALVDHYRRNAVVNYLNCSKQCKERNICLTDKALQRGLLHPGDKIIKEGEDVRKIRQPGGYYSTGHADATSPLSMSRSKSASGKQAKEAENRRLEKNKNQKSSDNNFWPGHLLDKMRLYFPDKEPDRAHALFSYVHPTRPAYRGI